The following are from one region of the Methanospirillum hungatei genome:
- a CDS encoding HAD family hydrolase — protein MPKIPYNIPDAILFDLDNTLCTFIDAKLAACRAVVEHLGAGDENELFEYFLRPVHSFEDNHHILDYIDEKKITTPTDTSQITRLFEEVKIAHVTPYPGVHETLSHLSGQGIKMAVVTDASMPQAIRRLHKCNLAQYFQAVVTPDKSGRSKPDPASFILALDELQVSGTIWLVGDSIRREVLPGNQLGFVTVYARYGDYFSCNNPNCSPSYIIDRFPDLLELEGLNSIKKTG, from the coding sequence ATGCCAAAGATACCATACAATATTCCAGATGCAATTCTGTTTGACCTGGACAATACACTCTGTACATTCATAGATGCGAAATTAGCCGCCTGTAGGGCTGTTGTTGAACACCTGGGAGCAGGAGATGAAAACGAGCTGTTTGAGTACTTTCTCCGCCCGGTTCATTCATTTGAAGACAACCATCACATTCTTGATTACATCGACGAGAAAAAAATAACCACGCCGACAGATACCAGTCAGATAACTCGCCTCTTTGAAGAAGTAAAGATCGCACATGTCACGCCATACCCAGGAGTGCATGAGACCCTTAGCCATCTGAGCGGGCAGGGGATCAAAATGGCTGTCGTTACTGATGCTTCGATGCCACAGGCTATCCGACGATTACACAAATGTAACCTTGCACAATATTTCCAGGCGGTTGTCACTCCGGACAAATCTGGGAGATCAAAACCTGACCCTGCCTCATTTATCCTCGCACTAGATGAACTCCAGGTTTCTGGCACTATATGGCTTGTGGGGGATTCAATCAGGAGGGAAGTACTGCCAGGAAATCAACTTGGATTTGTTACCGTCTATGCCCGATATGGCGATTACTTCTCGTGTAATAACCCTAATTGTTCACCATCATATATAATAGACCGATTTCCTGATCTTCTTGAGCTTGAGGGGCTGAATTCAATAAAAAAGACAGGTTAA
- a CDS encoding CAP domain-containing protein yields the protein MNSDDHVMRLFSFFVFCLFCIACTQIPVTAVSIGPDLIITDLTGKNSAYTGYPYEGTISIENRGDQTSGITTVYVFLRDAADPEINGTISAIPVDPIRSGQVVNLSYIGTVPDDLPQGEYSLYGYIQYRGSRVIENTKALARLSTPVTVIEKPVPDQKALESGIIAGIQDLTNEYRIRQGLHPLSWDDDLAIIADRYAEELSRTGRLSHTDRSGDGPSDRAEAFGYPTTKEIVGGVRIGISENLAYIGTGMVSGVGYVDPTNSSAIATALMDGWMNSPGHKKNILDPLSDRFGIGLFWNGEYYYAVSDFW from the coding sequence ATGAATAGTGACGATCATGTCATGAGGCTTTTTTCATTTTTTGTGTTCTGTCTATTTTGCATTGCATGCACTCAAATTCCTGTAACTGCTGTCTCCATTGGTCCTGATCTCATCATCACTGATCTTACCGGGAAGAACTCGGCATATACTGGTTACCCATATGAAGGAACTATCAGTATTGAAAACCGGGGCGATCAAACATCCGGGATAACCACTGTGTACGTATTCCTAAGAGACGCTGCTGATCCTGAGATAAATGGAACGATCTCTGCGATTCCGGTTGATCCGATTCGTTCAGGTCAGGTCGTGAATCTTTCGTACATCGGAACCGTACCTGATGATCTGCCGCAAGGGGAATATTCGCTGTATGGATATATTCAGTACCGGGGATCCCGAGTTATAGAAAATACCAAAGCTCTTGCCCGTCTCTCTACTCCGGTAACAGTTATCGAAAAGCCAGTTCCTGATCAGAAGGCGCTGGAATCAGGCATTATTGCCGGGATACAGGATCTGACAAATGAATACAGAATCCGACAAGGACTACATCCTTTGAGTTGGGATGATGATCTTGCAATTATAGCTGACAGGTATGCAGAAGAATTATCCAGGACTGGAAGGTTATCTCACACCGACCGATCCGGAGACGGACCTTCTGATCGGGCTGAAGCCTTTGGTTACCCGACAACGAAAGAGATAGTGGGCGGGGTCAGGATAGGTATTTCAGAAAATCTGGCGTACATCGGGACCGGTATGGTATCCGGAGTCGGATATGTGGATCCGACAAACAGCTCAGCAATAGCGACAGCCCTTATGGATGGATGGATGAATAGTCCGGGACATAAGAAAAACATACTTGATCCATTGTCAGATCGATTTGGAATTGGTTTATTCTGGAATGGAGAATATTATTATGCAGTTTCGGACTTCTGGTAA
- a CDS encoding aldehyde dehydrogenase family protein — translation MDPRPLILGGTLKITSSVLPVHNPYSGEIIAEVCTGGPDEAEAVLSIAEQGANRMATIPAHTRSAMLHRLASLMEEEAEELTSLIVREGGKVRRYAAAEVTRAIGTIRISAEEAVRIHDTMVPMDGYPAGEGRTGMIFRVPVGIVLAITPFNLPLNQICHKAGPAYAAGNACIIKPPSATPLTALKFGELLLRAGFPKEAVHVIPCSTTVAEKLAIDKRVSCLSFTGSPAVGWHLRHITNARHVTLELGGNAAVIVHEDADLIHAASRIVEGAYSHAGQVCISVQRVFVHRSVLTMLTDEIVSRSKALQIGDPEDPKTDVGPMISPDKVAEAYSRIHDAEVKGAKILCGGTATDRILSPTVLVHTTPDMSVNCDEVFAPIVTITPYDSFEEAIEMVNASRFGLQAGVFTKDISRAMYACRTICCGAVVIGDIPTFRIDCMPYGGVKESGIGREGPKWAIREMTEERFIIVSS, via the coding sequence ATGGATCCAAGACCCCTGATTCTTGGAGGAACACTGAAAATAACCTCTTCAGTCCTTCCAGTTCACAATCCCTATTCTGGAGAAATTATCGCTGAAGTCTGTACAGGCGGGCCTGATGAAGCTGAGGCCGTCCTCAGCATCGCTGAGCAGGGAGCAAATCGCATGGCAACTATACCTGCTCATACACGATCTGCAATGCTGCATCGACTTGCCTCCCTTATGGAAGAAGAAGCAGAAGAACTCACGTCTCTTATTGTCCGTGAGGGTGGGAAGGTCCGTCGGTATGCAGCAGCTGAAGTTACACGAGCCATTGGGACTATACGAATTTCTGCTGAAGAAGCGGTCAGGATTCATGATACGATGGTTCCCATGGATGGATACCCGGCTGGTGAAGGAAGGACTGGAATGATCTTTCGTGTTCCGGTTGGCATTGTTCTTGCAATAACTCCGTTTAACCTGCCATTGAACCAGATATGTCATAAAGCAGGACCTGCTTATGCTGCCGGAAACGCGTGTATCATAAAACCTCCCTCAGCTACCCCGCTTACAGCACTAAAATTTGGTGAACTTCTTCTTCGCGCTGGTTTTCCCAAAGAAGCGGTTCATGTCATTCCCTGTTCCACAACCGTTGCAGAAAAACTGGCAATTGATAAACGGGTTTCCTGTCTGAGTTTTACTGGAAGCCCTGCTGTTGGCTGGCACCTTCGCCATATTACGAATGCAAGACATGTTACTCTTGAACTTGGCGGAAATGCAGCGGTTATTGTGCATGAGGATGCTGATTTGATACATGCCGCTTCCCGGATTGTTGAGGGCGCATACTCACATGCAGGACAGGTATGTATCTCTGTACAGCGGGTGTTTGTTCACCGGTCAGTCCTGACCATGCTTACCGATGAGATTGTTTCCAGATCAAAAGCCCTGCAGATTGGTGATCCGGAAGATCCAAAGACCGATGTTGGTCCGATGATAAGTCCTGATAAGGTAGCCGAAGCCTATTCCCGGATTCATGATGCAGAAGTAAAAGGAGCAAAGATTCTCTGCGGGGGCACTGCAACTGATCGTATCCTCTCTCCGACAGTTCTTGTTCATACCACTCCTGACATGTCGGTGAATTGTGATGAGGTATTTGCACCGATTGTTACTATTACTCCGTATGATTCCTTTGAAGAAGCAATAGAAATGGTAAATGCCTCTAGATTTGGTCTCCAGGCCGGAGTATTTACGAAAGACATCAGTCGGGCGATGTATGCTTGCCGGACCATCTGTTGCGGGGCTGTTGTCATTGGTGACATTCCGACATTCCGTATAGACTGTATGCCGTATGGTGGGGTAAAAGAGTCTGGAATCGGAAGAGAAGGTCCGAAATGGGCTATCCGTGAGATGACTGAAGAGCGATTTATCATTGTGTCATCCTAA
- a CDS encoding helix-turn-helix domain-containing protein — protein MRKDLTISLDEEHIDELLEIAENQSTTLSALIRDIISSYVQAVQQGTAPSFQEMVGEARDVPHSPSCPPELSVTIARHGALITELERRITLLESNTHVSGPVFPSVLPTAISNTMALTSPATHVSVTGVIDSDLPPAGNLSEEALVKTPRQPVAPVMDAMEMGSMKVRPDKEYSQTEAAVALGVSVSTMRKYIKENKISARKVGRSWLIHGRDILTHQSGT, from the coding sequence ATGAGAAAAGATCTGACAATATCTCTTGATGAGGAACATATTGATGAACTGCTGGAAATTGCAGAAAACCAGAGTACTACTCTTTCAGCACTTATCCGGGATATTATCTCGTCATATGTCCAGGCTGTACAGCAGGGCACGGCCCCGTCATTTCAGGAAATGGTGGGGGAAGCGAGAGATGTACCACACTCACCATCATGCCCGCCAGAGCTCTCGGTTACGATTGCCCGGCATGGCGCTTTGATAACCGAACTGGAACGCCGGATTACCTTGCTTGAAAGTAATACCCATGTGTCCGGTCCTGTATTTCCATCGGTTCTTCCCACAGCGATTTCAAATACAATGGCACTGACTAGTCCGGCAACCCATGTATCAGTGACCGGGGTCATAGATTCTGATCTCCCTCCGGCTGGGAATCTTTCTGAAGAGGCACTGGTAAAAACTCCTCGTCAACCGGTCGCTCCGGTTATGGATGCGATGGAGATGGGTTCTATGAAGGTCAGGCCTGATAAGGAATATTCGCAGACAGAAGCAGCAGTAGCATTGGGTGTATCTGTCTCGACCATGCGAAAATACATTAAAGAAAATAAGATCTCTGCACGGAAAGTAGGGAGATCCTGGCTCATTCATGGACGGGATATTCTGACACACCAATCTGGAACATAA
- a CDS encoding sensor histidine kinase produces the protein MINTSSSDRVHDWEVLLKPGVCWFIWDDDGTLVFSSPCERITSIITENMPVESIFPPDIAYLIHEMYRDGSELSLGAGKKIRLTIPGTDLVWPGSISRLSNGRFSLIWAEKEDVKPETEPESGSIQDHIRSERAVRKANEKLNYFNAIVRHDITNLIMGIVGYVDIIDEIVDDEEVRLLLRKSRDLGERIRRVAELTRTYQDLGIRPPGFIEAESSITKILERYEFSEMVTSDVNVTGLFIYVDRMFDAIIYEIVRNSLQYGGKGVHISFSFRKDPEGLVLIIEDSGPGIEPDLKERIFSRNYADRRGYGLYLAAEILDITGISIRETGTFGEGARFEMIFPPDTYRFGN, from the coding sequence ATGATCAATACATCCAGTAGTGACAGGGTCCATGATTGGGAAGTGCTATTAAAACCCGGGGTCTGCTGGTTTATCTGGGATGATGACGGAACACTGGTTTTCTCATCACCCTGTGAGCGTATAACCTCAATAATAACAGAAAATATGCCGGTGGAGAGTATTTTTCCGCCGGATATAGCCTATTTAATCCATGAGATGTACCGGGATGGATCAGAATTGTCACTCGGTGCAGGAAAAAAAATTCGTCTTACCATTCCTGGAACAGATCTGGTATGGCCTGGTTCTATCTCACGACTTTCAAATGGTCGGTTTTCTCTTATCTGGGCAGAGAAAGAAGATGTGAAACCAGAAACAGAACCAGAATCAGGATCTATTCAGGATCATATTCGTTCTGAACGTGCGGTCAGGAAGGCAAATGAGAAGCTGAACTATTTTAATGCTATCGTTCGTCATGATATCACCAATCTTATCATGGGTATTGTCGGCTATGTTGACATAATTGATGAGATTGTCGATGATGAAGAGGTGCGACTGCTGCTTCGGAAGAGTCGTGACCTTGGAGAACGAATCCGGAGAGTTGCAGAACTTACCCGGACATATCAGGATCTTGGAATCAGACCACCTGGTTTCATTGAAGCAGAATCTTCAATAACAAAAATTCTGGAACGGTATGAGTTTTCAGAGATGGTAACTAGCGATGTGAACGTTACCGGTCTTTTCATCTATGTTGACCGGATGTTTGATGCGATTATTTATGAGATCGTCCGAAACAGTCTTCAGTATGGAGGAAAAGGCGTCCATATTAGTTTTTCGTTTCGAAAAGATCCTGAAGGTCTTGTTCTCATAATAGAAGATTCAGGACCGGGTATTGAGCCTGACCTCAAAGAACGGATTTTTTCAAGGAATTATGCTGACCGGAGGGGATATGGGCTATATCTTGCCGCAGAAATTCTGGATATCACTGGAATTTCTATCCGGGAGACCGGTACTTTTGGAGAGGGTGCACGGTTTGAGATGATTTTTCCACCTGATACGTATCGGTTTGGAAATTAA
- a CDS encoding metal-dependent transcriptional regulator, with amino-acid sequence MDIAEREDTLLSLIRHARATGLGASTADIAGITGFSHQKIVPILQDLIKSGEVTDLGNDTFQLSDAGICAAEAIMRRHHVLEAFLQEMLGMDHEKAHAQACTMEHHATDDTINRLRQFLKGGRDCPAHCFGHRRRCSLKSLSDCKNGDIVRIDAIKGCGRGARLADLGLIPGEQVVVKQRMADTLLIRVKDCDIAISPEIARSVLVEVDF; translated from the coding sequence ATGGATATTGCTGAGCGGGAAGATACGCTTCTTTCTCTGATACGGCATGCCAGGGCGACCGGTCTTGGTGCATCAACTGCAGATATAGCCGGTATTACCGGTTTTTCTCATCAAAAAATAGTACCCATTCTTCAAGATCTTATCAAGTCTGGTGAAGTGACTGATCTTGGCAATGACACATTTCAGTTATCTGATGCCGGTATTTGTGCAGCGGAGGCAATCATGCGTCGGCATCATGTCCTGGAGGCATTTTTACAGGAGATGCTTGGGATGGATCATGAAAAAGCCCATGCACAGGCATGCACGATGGAGCATCATGCGACTGATGATACTATCAACCGTCTCCGTCAATTTTTAAAAGGAGGTCGTGACTGTCCTGCTCATTGTTTTGGACACAGACGGCGATGTTCGCTCAAGAGTCTGTCAGATTGTAAAAATGGCGATATAGTCAGGATTGATGCAATCAAGGGGTGTGGTCGTGGAGCACGACTCGCTGATCTCGGACTGATTCCAGGAGAACAAGTGGTTGTTAAACAGCGGATGGCAGATACTCTTCTTATCAGGGTAAAGGACTGTGATATAGCAATAAGTCCTGAAATTGCCCGATCAGTCCTTGTTGAGGTGGACTTTTGA
- the feoB gene encoding ferrous iron transport protein B → MKIGLIGNPNVGKSLIFSHLTGIGVEVSNYPGTTVDILSGTACVKRLPVEITDLPGIYSLDGVTDEERLVRDMVLAGTFDVLVVVLDAAHLERNLYLLLQVLEHQVPVLAVLNMADEAEKNGLLIDTEVLSRLIGVPVLLTAATIGKNIAEIIPLASEHAAVGTYHVPYDRHIEAAVRTLMRVSGASRVSSLLALQGIGTDASLLESAKTIAEEIEEEHRMPVPVILAGNRHHAAAEIRHQVVLHKSVKEMRGLDNWLLSPFPGIPIMIGILLSMLLAVFFIGSYCEELIVSAFDTWLIIPLQAASLDPLIYELLFSFIIAIQAGLGIAFPFVFTFYLLMSVVEDTGYMSRIAFLVDRVMHRFGLHGQAIIPMVLGLGCNVPAIMAIRQIGTKRERHIAAFLITMVPCSARTVIIAGIVAVFVGLYAALSIYLIIFVLILLSGLVLSKVTSGTQLGMVLEVPPLRIPSPAMVLTRAWIHIREFLVIAMPLLIVSSIFLGLLGFYGILDIIEAVTAPFMTGVLGLPPFASTALLFGILRKEMAFETLVVLAGTATLTDVMTKVQLYIFALVSTLFIPCISTIAVLYREQGLKTALQISFYTVLLGFTAGALVHWFTLMSPGL, encoded by the coding sequence TTGAAGATCGGATTGATTGGAAATCCGAACGTAGGCAAATCCCTCATTTTCTCACATCTGACCGGAATAGGAGTTGAAGTTAGTAATTACCCCGGCACAACGGTGGATATCCTGTCTGGTACGGCCTGTGTAAAGCGGCTGCCTGTAGAGATCACTGATCTTCCTGGTATATATTCACTTGATGGTGTCACTGATGAAGAGCGACTGGTCAGGGATATGGTTCTCGCAGGAACCTTTGATGTCCTGGTTGTCGTCCTTGATGCCGCTCACCTGGAACGCAACCTCTACCTGCTTTTACAGGTTCTTGAGCATCAGGTTCCGGTTCTCGCTGTTTTGAATATGGCTGATGAAGCAGAGAAAAACGGCCTTCTCATTGACACTGAAGTATTATCCAGACTTATTGGTGTTCCTGTTTTACTTACCGCTGCAACCATCGGGAAAAATATTGCAGAAATAATTCCACTTGCCTCTGAACATGCAGCGGTTGGAACGTACCATGTTCCGTATGACCGTCATATTGAGGCAGCTGTCAGGACATTAATGCGGGTATCCGGAGCATCACGTGTTTCGTCTCTTCTGGCATTACAAGGGATAGGAACTGATGCTTCACTCCTTGAATCTGCCAAAACCATAGCAGAAGAGATTGAGGAAGAGCACCGCATGCCTGTACCAGTGATTCTTGCCGGAAACCGACATCATGCAGCAGCAGAAATACGGCATCAGGTTGTTTTGCACAAATCAGTAAAAGAGATGCGCGGACTTGACAACTGGCTTCTCTCTCCGTTCCCGGGGATTCCGATCATGATTGGTATCCTCCTTTCTATGCTCCTTGCCGTTTTTTTTATTGGCTCATATTGTGAGGAACTCATCGTATCAGCATTCGATACCTGGCTTATAATCCCTCTTCAGGCCGCTTCTCTTGACCCTCTGATTTATGAACTGTTATTTTCATTTATCATTGCAATCCAGGCTGGCCTTGGCATTGCATTTCCCTTTGTCTTCACCTTTTATCTCCTGATGTCGGTCGTTGAAGATACCGGGTATATGAGTAGGATTGCATTTTTAGTAGATCGGGTAATGCACCGGTTTGGTTTGCATGGACAGGCGATCATCCCGATGGTTCTGGGTCTTGGCTGCAATGTTCCAGCGATTATGGCGATTCGCCAGATAGGAACAAAAAGAGAACGGCATATTGCAGCATTTCTCATCACCATGGTTCCCTGTTCTGCCCGGACAGTGATTATTGCCGGCATTGTTGCAGTATTTGTTGGGCTGTATGCAGCACTTTCTATATATCTTATCATCTTTGTCTTGATTCTCCTGTCCGGACTTGTGCTTTCAAAGGTGACCTCAGGAACCCAACTGGGAATGGTTCTTGAAGTCCCACCCCTCCGGATTCCCTCACCAGCGATGGTACTCACCCGGGCATGGATTCATATCCGGGAATTTCTGGTCATTGCAATGCCTCTGCTCATCGTCAGCAGTATTTTTCTGGGTCTTTTGGGATTTTACGGGATACTGGATATCATTGAGGCTGTTACTGCTCCGTTCATGACCGGAGTCCTTGGTCTGCCTCCGTTTGCTTCAACCGCTTTGTTATTTGGCATTCTCAGAAAAGAGATGGCATTTGAAACTCTGGTTGTGCTTGCAGGAACCGCAACCCTGACTGATGTTATGACAAAAGTCCAGCTCTACATTTTTGCCCTTGTCAGTACCTTGTTTATTCCCTGTATCTCGACCATTGCGGTGTTATACCGCGAACAGGGGCTGAAAACTGCACTCCAGATATCATTTTACACCGTTCTGTTAGGTTTTACAGCAGGGGCTCTCGTCCATTGGTTTACTCTGATGTCACCCGGATTATAA
- a CDS encoding DNA adenine methylase, which yields MICHINNSSKNLSILRYPGGKQRFIQNFSHLFPHNLNDIQYYVEPFLGGGAVFFHLNPKRAVLSDINSELIDLYQGIRKDPKVVWKLYCSYPDNKDGYYEIRNMNPEDLHLLERAARILYLNRTCFKGMWRYNTNGEFNVGYGGQDRRWVIDQKDLIDVAKRLKKADLKCSDFNAIIDESVDGDFLFLDPPYCPGQKEQLNEHYRYGIFAYPDQKRLANALKRATKRGVQWVMTNSSHPDIVKLYKKNRMFQPDIGTGSNPGQLSTNPGEVIIFSIKEEMF from the coding sequence ATGATATGTCATATTAACAATAGTTCAAAGAATCTTTCTATTTTGCGGTATCCTGGGGGGAAACAGCGTTTCATTCAAAATTTCTCTCATTTATTTCCTCATAATCTTAATGATATCCAATATTATGTTGAACCTTTTTTGGGTGGGGGAGCAGTATTTTTTCATTTAAATCCGAAAAGAGCGGTATTATCTGATATAAATAGTGAATTAATCGATCTCTATCAAGGAATTAGGAAAGATCCTAAAGTTGTTTGGAAATTGTACTGTAGTTATCCAGATAATAAAGATGGATATTATGAGATTCGAAATATGAATCCAGAAGATCTTCATTTATTAGAAAGGGCAGCGAGAATACTTTATTTAAATCGAACTTGTTTCAAAGGAATGTGGAGATATAATACCAATGGTGAATTCAATGTTGGATATGGTGGTCAAGATAGACGGTGGGTAATTGATCAGAAAGATCTAATTGATGTGGCAAAGAGACTTAAAAAAGCTGATTTGAAATGCAGTGATTTTAATGCGATAATTGATGAAAGTGTGGATGGTGATTTTCTATTTCTTGATCCTCCTTATTGTCCGGGGCAGAAAGAGCAGCTTAACGAACACTATCGCTATGGTATTTTTGCTTATCCTGATCAAAAAAGACTAGCCAATGCTTTGAAAAGAGCAACCAAAAGGGGTGTTCAATGGGTTATGACTAATTCATCACATCCTGATATTGTTAAACTCTATAAGAAAAACCGTATGTTTCAACCAGATATTGGTACTGGTTCTAATCCTGGACAATTGTCCACAAATCCTGGAGAAGTCATAATTTTTTCAATCAAAGAAGAGATGTTTTAA
- a CDS encoding ATP-binding protein: protein MNLKTLSNDIALQNHPIRVLINFLEDEQRKFEGKDYAHYRFVGFVLEIGYNTATIVTSDAFKIAVGGIPRNSLLIMVPAEYTKYTPHFSLLRVDGTADEPLKKEKQQTYFELHKKSMPELDVFTQSELQWGALKTSFLGMYYPHPELSNVIEFSGDLNNIVSAHKYFVYSPSDELLDLIINSIQPSQNLFEIGKLRFTECRLKLPDCKLPNVPVIVSTDDFKGTRTAMFGKTRTGKSNIVKIIAESLIKTTHLNPSTTDKRKHSVGQVIFDINGEYANDNPQDDSTSLASAYSSDCDVYAITPKENTVSKPLRLDFYSNPDISHHLLGTLIREKESHLSNYISSFLSVEIPSFASIQEMGFGDRTRANRKILMYWAILHKAGFPANFSTLQHYGGVNPRFGREQRLEIYEANDRQMPENVTTLDELLIELQLFAERNRNSHLPRLESANNNPLFDSDDEALLEFLVPRSQSASGPRKILPYRIYHDKDAANFVTEILNSLSLGKTIILDLSNAHPEVMNYFSQWLSKSIFEHQVELFSENKLSDHYIQLYFEEAHNLFPSDDSKVTSIYNRISKEGAKYHLGMVYSTQSPSTISQDLLAQTENFFVTHISSRPEVDKLARLNVAYEGLIEDILQTKTQGYVRILTRSNRFVIPIQANKFCCTESTDRSN from the coding sequence ATGAATTTGAAAACTTTAAGCAACGATATTGCATTACAAAACCATCCGATTAGAGTATTGATTAATTTTTTAGAGGATGAACAAAGAAAATTCGAAGGTAAAGATTATGCACATTATCGGTTTGTTGGATTTGTTTTAGAAATAGGGTATAATACTGCAACTATTGTAACTTCTGACGCATTTAAAATTGCTGTAGGGGGCATTCCCCGTAATTCTTTACTAATAATGGTACCTGCTGAATATACTAAATATACTCCGCACTTTTCTTTACTCAGGGTTGATGGAACAGCTGATGAACCATTGAAAAAAGAGAAACAGCAAACCTATTTTGAATTACATAAAAAGTCAATGCCTGAATTGGATGTTTTTACTCAAAGTGAACTACAATGGGGTGCTTTAAAAACTTCATTTTTAGGCATGTATTATCCACATCCTGAACTCTCTAATGTTATTGAATTTTCTGGAGATTTGAATAATATTGTTAGTGCGCATAAATATTTTGTTTATTCGCCGTCAGATGAACTTCTTGATTTAATAATTAATTCAATTCAACCATCACAAAATCTATTTGAAATTGGAAAATTGAGGTTTACTGAATGTCGTTTGAAATTACCTGATTGTAAATTACCTAATGTTCCCGTTATTGTATCAACCGATGATTTTAAGGGAACTAGAACTGCAATGTTCGGAAAAACGCGAACAGGTAAGAGTAATATTGTTAAAATCATAGCAGAAAGTTTGATAAAAACAACTCATTTGAATCCATCCACTACAGATAAAAGAAAGCATTCTGTTGGTCAGGTGATTTTTGATATTAATGGAGAATATGCTAATGATAACCCGCAAGATGATAGTACTTCCCTAGCATCTGCTTATTCTTCTGATTGTGATGTTTATGCAATCACTCCTAAAGAAAACACTGTTTCAAAGCCTTTGAGATTAGATTTCTATTCAAATCCTGATATTTCTCATCACTTATTAGGTACGTTGATTCGAGAAAAGGAATCACACCTTTCAAATTATATCTCTAGTTTCCTTTCCGTAGAAATTCCGTCTTTTGCAAGTATACAAGAGATGGGTTTCGGTGATAGAACTCGTGCAAATCGAAAAATTCTGATGTATTGGGCAATTCTTCATAAGGCAGGATTTCCTGCAAACTTTAGCACTCTTCAACACTATGGTGGAGTCAATCCACGTTTTGGTAGAGAACAAAGGTTAGAGATCTATGAAGCAAATGATCGTCAAATGCCTGAAAATGTAACCACTTTAGATGAATTGCTTATTGAGTTACAACTCTTTGCTGAACGAAATAGAAATTCACATTTACCAAGGTTAGAAAGTGCTAATAATAATCCCTTATTTGATTCTGATGATGAAGCATTACTAGAATTTTTGGTACCCAGATCACAATCTGCAAGTGGACCTAGAAAAATTCTGCCCTATCGAATTTATCATGATAAAGATGCAGCAAATTTTGTTACTGAAATACTCAATTCATTATCGCTCGGGAAGACAATAATTTTAGATTTAAGTAATGCTCATCCAGAAGTCATGAATTATTTTTCACAATGGTTGTCTAAATCTATTTTTGAACACCAAGTGGAATTATTTTCAGAAAATAAATTGTCAGATCATTATATTCAATTATACTTTGAAGAGGCACATAATCTATTCCCTTCTGATGATAGTAAGGTAACAAGTATCTATAATAGAATATCAAAAGAAGGAGCAAAATACCATTTAGGAATGGTATATTCCACACAATCTCCTTCAACTATCAGTCAAGATTTATTAGCTCAAACGGAAAACTTTTTTGTAACACATATATCTTCAAGACCAGAAGTTGATAAGTTAGCGAGATTGAACGTTGCATATGAAGGTCTAATTGAGGATATCTTACAAACCAAAACTCAAGGATATGTTCGAATATTAACACGTTCAAATCGATTTGTCATCCCGATTCAAGCAAATAAATTTTGCTGTACTGAATCCACTGATAGGAGTAATTAA